Proteins encoded together in one Phycisphaerae bacterium window:
- a CDS encoding PilZ domain-containing protein, protein MAVLSFRRRKTQLRVLELACDERRRARVAFVSRAHAGKEVHTRFLALQGDTVLLEWPTQPPADLPTEGAPADIYFTHEGETVACHTQTRGRVWWRCERRGRVAAWRMSLPTCVEQRQQRRHYRVSLADLEPIYASVTKVRGEPCSFPVRLHDISAGGMRATAALNHGRQIKAGDVYWARFNLPGDPQPIEFVMRITHARVVTQSESVVLGCMFCAGEDPDLHTQQVQRVEQFVTARERAKLRRVIVHDGGGK, encoded by the coding sequence ATGGCGGTCCTGTCGTTCAGACGCCGGAAGACTCAACTGCGCGTCCTGGAGTTGGCGTGCGACGAGCGGCGCCGCGCGCGGGTGGCATTCGTTTCGCGCGCCCATGCGGGCAAAGAAGTTCATACGCGCTTCCTGGCGTTGCAGGGCGACACGGTCCTCCTGGAGTGGCCGACCCAGCCGCCCGCCGACCTGCCCACCGAAGGCGCACCGGCGGACATCTACTTCACGCACGAGGGCGAGACGGTTGCGTGTCACACCCAGACGCGCGGCCGCGTCTGGTGGCGCTGCGAGCGGCGCGGGCGCGTCGCGGCCTGGCGGATGAGCCTGCCCACGTGTGTCGAGCAACGCCAGCAGCGGCGGCACTACCGCGTGTCGCTCGCCGACCTCGAGCCGATCTACGCCAGCGTAACCAAGGTGCGTGGCGAGCCCTGCAGTTTCCCCGTGCGACTGCACGATATCTCCGCCGGGGGGATGCGGGCGACGGCCGCCCTCAACCACGGCCGTCAGATCAAGGCCGGCGATGTGTACTGGGCCCGCTTCAACCTGCCGGGCGACCCGCAGCCGATCGAGTTCGTGATGCGGATCACCCATGCGCGCGTCGTAACGCAAAGCGAGTCCGTGGTCCTCGGCTGCATGTTCTGTGCGGGCGAGGACCCCGATCTGCACACGCAGCAGGTGCAGCGCGTCGAGCAGTTCGTGACGGCGCGCGAACGCGCCAAGCTGCGCCGGGTCATCGTTCACGACGGCGGAGGAAAATAA
- a CDS encoding PEGA domain-containing protein → MSTPRCGVPHLSVVLAAAAALGGCVERTVKIETRPPGALVVVNDEEVGVSPVKFAFLWYGDYDLVLRKPGYQTLKTHYRLEAPWYQWPPFDIIAETMVPAMITDEHVLPPFALQPAEQPNTDELIGRANELRERALFEGQ, encoded by the coding sequence ATGTCAACTCCGCGATGCGGTGTGCCTCACCTGTCCGTGGTCCTGGCGGCTGCGGCGGCGCTGGGTGGCTGCGTGGAACGCACGGTGAAGATCGAGACCCGTCCGCCGGGCGCGCTTGTCGTCGTCAACGATGAAGAGGTCGGCGTCAGCCCGGTGAAGTTCGCATTTCTGTGGTATGGCGACTACGACCTGGTGCTGCGCAAGCCGGGTTACCAGACGCTGAAGACCCACTACCGCCTCGAAGCGCCGTGGTATCAATGGCCGCCGTTCGACATCATCGCCGAGACGATGGTGCCCGCCATGATCACCGACGAGCATGTCCTGCCGCCCTTCGCGTTGCAGCCGGCCGAACAGCCCAACACGGACGAGCTCATCGGGCGGGCGAACGAGCTGCGCGAGCGCGCGCTTTTCGAGGGCCAGTGA
- a CDS encoding uracil-DNA glycosylase codes for MSRRYRGQFAADGACLSPARCIPTLPIVTEPPPDTVESTLREWLRNERRLGVPHWDVSTTPAAAVVTGVGNREGARPAPPSPVVERLPTAAAVRATTLPASTPALFGDDTGLPPPCRAELSKADAAAALAHLDATHVRGCTKCRLHAGRTQTVFGVGHPRPALVFVGEGPGADEDAQGIPFVGRAGQLLTRMIAAMSLTRDQVYICNVVKCRPPGNRTPADDEMETCAPFLFRQLAILRPQVIISLGRPATQTLLATKVAISKLRGAFHDFPPPALALVGLPPARLMPTFHPAYLLRNPAAKGDAWADLQQVMRLLGLPAPQRS; via the coding sequence ATGAGCCGCCGGTACCGGGGGCAATTCGCAGCCGACGGCGCGTGCTTGTCGCCGGCGCGCTGCATCCCTACACTACCCATCGTGACCGAGCCGCCCCCGGATACAGTCGAATCGACGCTGCGCGAGTGGCTGCGCAACGAGCGCCGGCTGGGCGTGCCACACTGGGACGTTTCCACCACACCCGCCGCGGCAGTGGTCACCGGCGTTGGCAACCGTGAGGGCGCACGCCCCGCGCCTCCGTCGCCGGTTGTTGAGCGTCTCCCCACAGCCGCGGCAGTGCGTGCGACGACCTTGCCAGCGAGCACCCCGGCGCTGTTCGGCGACGATACCGGGCTTCCGCCGCCGTGCCGGGCAGAGCTCTCAAAGGCAGATGCCGCGGCCGCGCTCGCGCACCTCGATGCGACCCACGTGCGCGGCTGCACGAAGTGCCGGTTGCACGCCGGTCGCACACAAACGGTGTTCGGCGTCGGCCATCCGCGCCCCGCGTTGGTGTTCGTCGGTGAGGGGCCCGGGGCGGATGAGGATGCGCAGGGGATTCCGTTCGTCGGCCGCGCGGGGCAGCTCCTGACCCGCATGATCGCCGCGATGTCGTTGACCCGCGACCAAGTGTACATCTGCAATGTCGTCAAGTGCCGTCCGCCGGGCAATCGGACACCGGCGGACGACGAAATGGAGACGTGCGCGCCGTTCCTGTTCCGTCAGCTCGCTATTCTGCGGCCGCAGGTGATCATCTCGCTGGGGCGGCCGGCGACGCAGACGCTGCTGGCAACCAAAGTCGCGATATCCAAACTGCGCGGCGCGTTCCACGATTTCCCGCCGCCGGCTCTGGCCCTCGTCGGGCTGCCGCCCGCCAGGCTGATGCCCACCTTCCACCCCGCCTACCTGCTGCGCAATCCCGCCGCGAAGGGCGACGCCTGGGCCGACCTCCAGCAGGTCATGCGACTGCTGGGGCTGCCGGCACCGCAGCGCTCGTGA
- a CDS encoding glycosyltransferase family 2 protein produces MYPCYNEEANVERVTRAAVETARAIADDWEVVIVNDGSRDRTGEIADRLAAELPNVRAVHNRPNRGYGGALARGFREARKDWIFYTDGDGQFDFNEISKLLPLLATHDIVSCYRLDRKDSFMRKLNAFAWSTLVNLLFHIGLRDIDCAFKIYPRTFIERIEMRSTGALIDTEMLAKARNLGYSIAQLGVHHYPRTAGAQTGANLKVIARAFKELFKLYRQIKREGRAAPAVDAART; encoded by the coding sequence ATGTATCCGTGCTACAACGAGGAGGCCAACGTCGAGCGGGTGACGCGCGCGGCGGTGGAAACGGCGCGGGCGATCGCGGACGACTGGGAGGTGGTCATCGTCAATGACGGCAGTCGTGACCGCACGGGCGAAATCGCCGACCGGCTCGCGGCCGAGTTGCCGAACGTACGCGCCGTGCACAACCGCCCGAATCGCGGCTATGGCGGGGCGCTGGCGCGCGGGTTTCGCGAGGCGCGCAAGGACTGGATCTTCTACACCGATGGCGACGGGCAGTTCGATTTCAACGAGATTAGCAAGCTCCTGCCGCTGCTCGCAACGCATGACATCGTGTCGTGCTACCGGCTGGATCGCAAAGACTCGTTCATGCGGAAGTTGAACGCGTTTGCCTGGTCCACGCTGGTCAACCTGCTCTTCCACATCGGGCTGCGGGACATCGATTGCGCGTTCAAGATCTACCCGCGCACGTTCATCGAGCGCATCGAAATGAGGAGCACGGGCGCGCTGATCGACACGGAAATGCTCGCCAAGGCCCGCAATCTCGGGTACTCGATCGCGCAGCTCGGCGTGCACCACTATCCGCGCACCGCCGGCGCGCAGACCGGCGCCAACCTCAAGGTCATCGCCCGGGCGTTCAAGGAGCTGTTCAAGCTGTACCGCCAGATCAAGCGCGAAGGCCGCGCGGCACCGGCGGTCGATGCGGCCCGCACGTAA
- a CDS encoding VOC family protein produces the protein MLMLFIGDVHIYVSDFTLALRFWADGLGLEVAEKEVSASSAYARLNFPDGGSSIRLLGPVAPWDPEVQPPPGQYPTVRFDITTTNFDDVLVRLIEHGGQQVDEIESYNDLRIVTIADPDGNLFELLEIEEEAEDADAHTPRPAP, from the coding sequence ATGCTCATGCTGTTCATCGGCGACGTGCACATCTACGTCAGCGATTTCACCCTGGCCCTGCGTTTCTGGGCCGACGGCCTGGGGCTCGAAGTGGCGGAGAAGGAGGTTAGCGCGAGCAGCGCTTATGCCCGCCTGAACTTCCCCGACGGAGGCTCGTCGATCCGCCTGCTCGGACCGGTCGCACCCTGGGACCCCGAGGTGCAACCGCCGCCGGGCCAGTACCCCACCGTCCGCTTCGACATCACGACCACGAATTTCGACGACGTCCTCGTGCGACTGATCGAGCACGGCGGGCAACAGGTGGACGAGATCGAAAGCTACAACGACCTGCGGATCGTGACGATCGCCGATCCGGACGGCAACCTGTTCGAGCTGCTCGAGATCGAGGAAGAAGCCGAGGACGCCGACGCGCACACACCGCGCCCCGCCCCGTGA
- the purD gene encoding phosphoribosylamine--glycine ligase, with product MNVLVIGSGGREHALCHALARSPHLKRLFILPGNAGTAKLGTNIPGDPANISLALEVARREGIDLTIVGPEDPLAAGIVDAFEDAKLRIFGPRAGAARLESDKAFAKQLMRQYAVPTADARLFTDFEHARQYIATRDEPVVVKAAGLAKGKGVMVCDDPADGILAAEKMLVDRIFGDAGAQIVVEERLLGREASLLAIVDGHTSYLLEPAQDHKRLRDHDEGPNTGGMGAFCPSAAVDDRVIQQVQAQILVPTLDALIRQHMPYRGVLYIGLMLTTAGPKVLEFNCRFGDPEAQAILLRLQSDLLELLNAAVDGELEAADVRWDPRAALCVVMASDGYPDKYPTGLPITGLPDDTDDLVVYHAGTRQAGDQVLTAGGRVLGVTALGATLADARKRAYTAVERIHFDGAQYRTDLGA from the coding sequence ATGAACGTACTGGTCATCGGCTCCGGCGGTCGCGAACACGCGCTGTGCCACGCGCTCGCCCGCTCCCCCCACCTGAAGCGCCTGTTCATCCTGCCGGGCAATGCCGGCACGGCGAAGCTGGGCACGAACATCCCCGGCGACCCGGCGAACATCAGCCTCGCGTTGGAGGTGGCCCGGCGCGAAGGGATCGACCTGACGATCGTCGGTCCCGAGGACCCGCTCGCCGCCGGCATTGTCGACGCGTTTGAAGATGCGAAGCTGCGCATCTTCGGGCCCCGTGCCGGTGCCGCGCGCCTGGAAAGCGACAAGGCGTTCGCCAAGCAGCTCATGCGCCAATACGCCGTGCCGACCGCCGATGCGCGGCTCTTCACGGACTTCGAGCACGCGCGGCAGTATATCGCCACGCGCGACGAGCCCGTGGTCGTGAAGGCCGCCGGGCTGGCCAAGGGCAAGGGCGTCATGGTCTGCGACGATCCAGCGGACGGGATCCTGGCGGCCGAGAAGATGCTGGTCGACCGAATCTTCGGCGACGCCGGCGCGCAGATCGTCGTGGAGGAACGGCTGCTGGGCCGCGAGGCGTCGCTGCTGGCGATCGTGGACGGGCACACGTCGTACCTGCTGGAGCCGGCACAGGATCACAAGCGGCTCCGTGATCACGATGAAGGGCCGAACACCGGCGGTATGGGCGCATTCTGCCCATCAGCGGCCGTCGATGACCGCGTCATTCAGCAGGTGCAGGCGCAGATTCTCGTGCCGACGCTCGATGCGCTGATCCGTCAGCACATGCCGTATCGCGGCGTGCTCTACATCGGCCTGATGCTCACGACGGCCGGCCCGAAAGTGCTTGAGTTCAATTGCCGCTTCGGCGATCCCGAGGCGCAGGCCATCCTGCTGCGCCTCCAATCAGACCTGCTGGAGTTGCTGAACGCGGCCGTTGACGGCGAGCTCGAAGCGGCGGACGTGCGCTGGGACCCGCGCGCCGCGCTGTGCGTCGTGATGGCCTCCGATGGCTACCCGGACAAATACCCCACCGGCCTGCCGATCACCGGGCTGCCCGACGACACCGACGACCTCGTGGTGTACCACGCCGGCACGCGGCAGGCCGGCGACCAGGTGTTGACAGCCGGCGGGCGTGTGCTTGGCGTGACGGCACTGGGGGCCACGCTCGCGGACGCCCGCAAACGCGCCTACACTGCTGTCGAGCGCATCCACTTCGACGGCGCCCAGTATCGCACCGATCTCGGCGCCTAG
- a CDS encoding protein kinase: protein MPPAPQDSLPDEPAPVSPTSGSGGPSHADEPTRVTTGSGGGVADGSGDIPLGPSIEGYVLLEELHRGGQGVVYRALQLGTKRQVALKVLLEGPFASETTRRRFEREIELAASLRHPHIVTILDSGLSRGRYFFAMEYIDGVRLDRYLAQRRPTLDATLLLFEQVCEAVNFAHQRGVIHRDLKPPNILVDADGAPHILDFGLAKPMHGLGSGDSTVQMLSTSGQLLGTVAYMSPEQAAGAQDLDVRTDVYSLGVVFYEALVGQPPYPVDGPLGEILNRIAHTEPANPRSHVGYVHADLKIDDELATILLKALEKEPQRRYQTAGDLARDLHRRLHGEPIEAKRASGLYMFKKALRRYRLQAAMAGLILLMLLGFLVTLAVLFTGERAARERADQKTEETRQAVLNQERALHEARKRTAEAMLAQQNLRHALVRQQIQRGDLALARGDIREARDSYWQALEVTPSPAAIWALRRYYLQTMDSSATLLTFEPQTRCSGVPLPAGRLAPSGRIAAVCDEPGVITLRALKPGAPEGWVRAPGPVTVFSVADDGSLAAAGDGWARVWQPGALLPAVAVELSDRTRPLATYPVDGGRSLLLLGARPVHLLSGATGDARQTVLLNGTPIGSADYQPQARQLAVPTTAGVELVSVAADGTLQVALAWTGDEPARAVRFDGQGQLAVLADGVYVADVGNAPHGNWTRILDAEPAWTLLDLQPRVATMVFAARDGQVAVYRNRERAFSWRATVDHVEQLSLSDDHRSVITLDDSGTVTHWIPPERVEQRRLVVDTAPKLWAAAADGSAVLMALSRGQVVAYAPPRRGLTGGTATPRTILRPRLLGLGGSMALAVNANGERAVIRERSTLRLVRLADLAGRVVVWNHPTLTVPDKVAISDEGDLVAVLARSPTGDRQQIAFRAWESGAGDEPAGRAARVPAPFEFGGALVREIAFLPRTQKLLIVRSNGHLLLLDPWRDAPQTATAPALVRSRYSRLPSTDPWLRLDAPATSLAFNRTGEYLAVACEDDILRLISVGRREIRHRIAIGQSVSALAFNPRDDVLLVRTVDGTVRLYDPATGEGLANWPLAAESEQPLAAWVGDDADAMLLGQDHRVFEYRYAAADAIIERNRAYARERRVAESLANANYADAWQAATELRELDAQRGSAVQLAVLDAALRRPNVEVPAAWIEAACPTMTEAPAAAARTCLRLGHAAYDGERYELARSWLRRGFDLTAEDESAAARAPSTTPLPAVDALTRLRLAQCDYLVGAYDEAAQGLAGVLRQPDLDPAGAPAAALQRVVALLRAGRTGEARRAALHIGDPDPFGRRSEVVATTYASVIARLLTGVERESAAAAVLDSLLASFGERPLLFQDDEHFFAGEMATQRGAPAEAVEHYQRCLDLARDEWPANWARYRLSQLTQNRAAAPDDSAAAPAPVPPR, encoded by the coding sequence ATGCCCCCAGCGCCCCAGGACAGTCTGCCCGACGAGCCCGCCCCGGTTTCACCGACTTCGGGCAGCGGCGGCCCGTCGCACGCCGACGAGCCGACCCGCGTAACCACCGGCTCCGGCGGCGGCGTGGCCGACGGGAGCGGTGACATCCCCCTGGGGCCGAGCATTGAAGGGTACGTGCTGCTCGAGGAACTGCACCGCGGCGGCCAGGGCGTGGTGTATCGGGCGCTGCAGCTCGGCACAAAGCGGCAGGTGGCCCTCAAGGTGCTGCTTGAGGGCCCATTTGCGAGCGAGACGACCCGCCGCCGGTTTGAACGGGAAATCGAGCTCGCGGCCTCGTTGCGCCATCCGCACATCGTGACCATCCTGGACTCCGGGTTGAGCCGCGGGCGTTATTTCTTCGCCATGGAGTACATTGACGGCGTCCGCCTGGACCGCTACCTCGCCCAGCGCCGGCCAACCCTCGACGCCACGCTGCTGCTGTTCGAGCAGGTGTGCGAGGCGGTGAACTTCGCGCACCAGCGCGGCGTCATCCACCGCGACCTGAAACCGCCCAACATCCTGGTGGACGCCGACGGCGCGCCGCACATCCTGGATTTCGGCCTCGCCAAGCCGATGCACGGACTGGGCAGCGGCGATTCGACCGTGCAGATGCTGTCCACGAGTGGACAACTGCTCGGCACGGTCGCCTACATGTCGCCCGAGCAGGCCGCCGGCGCGCAGGACCTCGACGTGCGCACCGACGTCTACTCGCTCGGCGTCGTGTTCTACGAAGCGCTGGTCGGGCAGCCGCCCTACCCGGTCGACGGCCCGCTCGGCGAAATCCTCAACCGCATTGCACACACCGAGCCCGCGAATCCGCGCTCCCACGTCGGCTACGTCCACGCCGACCTGAAGATCGACGACGAGCTGGCCACGATCCTGCTCAAGGCGCTGGAGAAAGAGCCGCAGCGACGCTACCAGACCGCCGGCGACCTCGCCCGCGACCTGCATCGCCGCCTGCACGGCGAGCCGATCGAGGCCAAGCGTGCGAGCGGCCTGTACATGTTTAAGAAGGCGCTGCGGCGCTACCGGCTGCAGGCCGCGATGGCCGGGCTCATTCTGCTTATGCTGCTGGGCTTCCTGGTCACTCTCGCGGTGCTGTTCACGGGTGAGCGTGCCGCGCGCGAGCGTGCCGACCAAAAGACCGAGGAAACCCGTCAGGCGGTGCTCAACCAGGAACGTGCGCTGCACGAAGCCCGCAAGCGCACCGCCGAAGCCATGCTCGCCCAGCAGAACCTGCGGCACGCCCTGGTGCGCCAACAAATCCAGCGCGGCGACCTGGCGCTGGCCCGAGGCGACATCCGCGAGGCGCGGGACAGCTACTGGCAGGCGCTCGAGGTCACCCCCAGTCCTGCGGCCATCTGGGCGCTGCGGCGCTATTACCTGCAGACCATGGACAGCTCGGCCACGCTGCTCACCTTCGAGCCGCAAACCCGCTGCAGCGGAGTTCCACTGCCCGCCGGGCGGCTGGCCCCCAGCGGGCGCATCGCCGCGGTGTGTGACGAGCCGGGCGTCATCACGCTGCGCGCCCTCAAGCCTGGTGCCCCGGAGGGCTGGGTCCGTGCGCCGGGGCCGGTAACCGTGTTCAGCGTCGCGGACGACGGCTCGCTCGCGGCGGCCGGCGACGGCTGGGCCCGCGTGTGGCAGCCCGGCGCGTTGCTCCCGGCGGTCGCCGTCGAGCTGTCCGACCGCACGCGTCCGCTGGCGACGTACCCCGTCGACGGCGGCCGTAGCCTGCTCCTGCTGGGCGCACGTCCGGTCCACCTGCTGTCGGGCGCCACGGGCGACGCGCGGCAGACGGTGTTGCTGAATGGCACACCGATCGGATCCGCCGACTACCAGCCACAGGCGCGGCAACTCGCCGTGCCCACGACGGCCGGCGTCGAGCTGGTGTCCGTGGCCGCAGATGGCACGCTGCAGGTCGCGCTGGCGTGGACCGGCGACGAGCCGGCGCGCGCCGTCCGCTTTGACGGCCAAGGGCAGCTTGCGGTCCTCGCGGACGGCGTCTACGTCGCGGACGTGGGCAACGCGCCGCACGGCAACTGGACGCGCATCCTCGACGCGGAGCCGGCGTGGACCCTGCTCGACCTGCAGCCACGCGTGGCCACGATGGTCTTCGCCGCGCGCGACGGACAAGTGGCGGTGTATCGCAATCGCGAGCGCGCGTTCAGTTGGCGCGCTACGGTCGACCACGTGGAGCAACTGTCGCTGTCCGATGACCATCGCTCGGTGATCACGCTCGACGACAGCGGCACGGTCACACACTGGATTCCACCCGAGCGCGTCGAGCAGCGCCGCCTGGTCGTGGACACGGCGCCGAAGCTGTGGGCGGCGGCGGCCGACGGCTCCGCGGTGCTCATGGCGCTGTCCCGCGGCCAGGTCGTGGCCTACGCACCGCCCCGGCGCGGGCTGACGGGCGGGACCGCGACGCCACGCACGATCCTGCGGCCACGGCTGCTGGGCTTGGGCGGCAGCATGGCGCTGGCCGTGAACGCCAACGGGGAGCGAGCCGTGATTCGCGAGCGTTCGACGCTGCGGCTGGTGCGGCTCGCGGACCTGGCGGGGCGCGTGGTAGTCTGGAACCACCCCACGCTGACCGTGCCGGACAAAGTGGCGATCAGCGACGAGGGCGACCTGGTCGCGGTGCTGGCGCGCAGCCCCACGGGGGATCGGCAGCAGATCGCATTTCGGGCCTGGGAGAGCGGCGCGGGGGATGAGCCTGCCGGGCGCGCTGCCCGCGTGCCAGCGCCGTTTGAGTTTGGCGGCGCGCTGGTCCGCGAGATCGCCTTCCTGCCGCGGACACAGAAGCTGCTGATCGTGCGCTCCAACGGGCATCTGCTGCTACTCGACCCCTGGCGCGATGCCCCGCAGACCGCAACCGCACCAGCCCTGGTACGCTCCCGCTACAGCCGCCTGCCCTCCACGGATCCATGGCTGCGGCTCGACGCTCCCGCGACCAGCCTCGCGTTCAATCGCACCGGCGAGTACCTCGCGGTCGCGTGCGAGGACGACATCCTGCGCCTGATCTCCGTGGGGCGGCGCGAGATCCGGCACCGCATCGCCATCGGGCAAAGCGTCAGCGCGCTCGCCTTCAACCCGCGCGACGACGTGTTGCTGGTCCGCACGGTGGACGGCACCGTGCGCCTCTACGACCCCGCGACCGGCGAGGGCCTCGCGAACTGGCCGCTCGCCGCCGAGTCGGAACAACCCCTCGCGGCGTGGGTGGGTGACGACGCCGACGCCATGCTGCTGGGCCAGGACCACCGGGTCTTCGAGTATCGCTACGCCGCCGCCGACGCGATCATCGAGCGGAACCGGGCCTACGCCCGCGAGCGGCGGGTCGCGGAAAGCCTGGCCAACGCCAACTATGCGGACGCCTGGCAGGCCGCGACGGAGCTGCGCGAACTGGACGCGCAGCGCGGCAGCGCGGTGCAACTGGCGGTGCTCGACGCCGCGCTCCGCCGGCCGAACGTCGAAGTCCCGGCGGCGTGGATCGAAGCCGCCTGCCCGACGATGACCGAGGCGCCGGCGGCCGCCGCGCGAACGTGCCTGCGTCTCGGGCACGCGGCGTACGACGGTGAGCGCTACGAGTTGGCGCGGAGCTGGCTGCGGCGCGGTTTTGACCTGACGGCCGAGGACGAGTCTGCCGCGGCCCGCGCCCCGAGCACCACACCGCTGCCCGCGGTCGATGCCCTGACGCGCCTGCGGCTGGCGCAGTGTGACTACCTGGTCGGCGCGTACGACGAGGCCGCGCAGGGCCTGGCCGGCGTGCTGCGCCAGCCCGATTTGGATCCGGCCGGCGCGCCGGCGGCCGCGCTGCAGCGCGTCGTTGCGCTGCTCCGTGCCGGTCGCACCGGCGAGGCGCGGCGCGCGGCCCTGCATATCGGTGACCCGGATCCGTTCGGCCGCCGCAGCGAAGTCGTCGCGACGACCTATGCCAGCGTGATCGCCCGGCTGCTGACCGGCGTCGAGCGCGAGAGCGCCGCGGCGGCCGTGCTCGACAGCCTGTTGGCCAGCTTCGGCGAGCGGCCTCTGCTTTTCCAGGATGACGAGCACTTTTTCGCCGGCGAGATGGCGACGCAGCGCGGCGCACCCGCGGAGGCGGTCGAGCACTATCAGCGCTGCCTCGACCTGGCGCGCGACGAGTGGCCCGCGAACTGGGCGCGCTATCGCCTGTCGCAGTTGACACAGAACCGGGCGGCCGCGCCAGACGACAGCGCCGCCGCACCGGCCCCGGTCCCCCCGCGGTAA
- a CDS encoding cyclase family protein, with protein sequence MSAEWLDISVPLSPALVQWPGDRPVRIERVSNLATGADCNLSDLSLSAHTGTHVDAPAHYLADGGGADTIPLDAVIGPARVVEIAMADSIRGADIARLRVQPGERLLFRTRNSSAAWHDAPFRTDYVYLTPEAADELVRRRVRTVGIDYLSVGAMNESGARTHRTLLQAGVCVIEGLNLVGVAPGAYELVCLPLRLVGADGAPARAVLRRL encoded by the coding sequence ATGAGTGCTGAATGGCTGGACATCTCTGTGCCGCTCTCGCCGGCGCTGGTGCAGTGGCCGGGGGACCGGCCGGTGCGGATCGAACGCGTGAGCAACCTGGCAACGGGCGCGGACTGCAATCTCTCCGACCTGTCGCTCAGCGCGCATACAGGGACCCACGTCGACGCACCTGCGCACTATCTCGCGGATGGCGGCGGTGCGGATACCATCCCGCTCGACGCCGTTATTGGTCCCGCTCGCGTGGTCGAAATCGCGATGGCGGACTCGATCCGGGGCGCGGATATCGCCCGGTTGCGGGTCCAGCCCGGGGAGCGCTTGCTTTTTAGGACGCGGAATTCGAGCGCCGCGTGGCACGACGCGCCGTTCCGGACAGACTACGTGTATCTCACGCCGGAGGCGGCGGACGAACTGGTCCGCCGTCGTGTGCGCACCGTGGGCATCGACTACCTGTCGGTGGGGGCGATGAACGAGTCGGGCGCAAGAACGCATCGCACGTTGCTGCAGGCGGGCGTCTGCGTGATAGAGGGGCTCAACCTGGTGGGCGTGGCGCCGGGAGCATACGAACTGGTTTGTCTGCCGCTGCGGCTGGTGGGCGCGGATGGCGCGCCGGCGCGTGCGGTCCTGCGCAGGCTGTGA
- a CDS encoding YkgJ family cysteine cluster protein: MRVREKVQEVLRESLVSDSADATPWYADGLCFSCTQCGNCCSGAPGHVWVTTAEIERIAAFCNLTVEDFSRRHLRRVGFGRSLLELPGGDCEFLDRLTDGQTQCRIHPVRPVQCRTWPFWKSNLSTPGDWQSAATGCPGINRGEHHPLPVIQAALRDNGRRPL; the protein is encoded by the coding sequence ATGCGGGTCCGGGAAAAAGTTCAAGAAGTGCTGCGGGAAAGCCTCGTGAGCGATTCCGCAGACGCTACTCCCTGGTACGCCGACGGACTCTGCTTCTCCTGTACCCAGTGCGGCAACTGCTGCAGCGGTGCGCCCGGCCATGTCTGGGTCACTACGGCGGAGATTGAGCGCATCGCCGCTTTCTGCAACCTCACCGTCGAGGACTTCAGCCGCCGGCATCTTCGGCGCGTCGGTTTCGGCCGGAGCCTGCTCGAGCTGCCCGGCGGGGATTGCGAGTTTCTGGACCGGCTCACCGACGGCCAGACCCAGTGCCGAATTCATCCCGTGCGCCCGGTCCAGTGCCGGACCTGGCCCTTCTGGAAGTCGAATCTGTCAACTCCCGGGGACTGGCAGTCGGCGGCAACCGGGTGCCCGGGGATCAATCGGGGCGAACACCACCCCCTGCCGGTGATCCAAGCCGCGCTGAGGGACAACGGCCGCCGCCCACTCTGA
- the rpmF gene encoding 50S ribosomal protein L32, translating to MLPVTKKSKMRKRTRRAHHALTPAQLSACPQCGQAKLSHRACRNCGYVNAHTRIEVGSEES from the coding sequence ATGTTACCGGTAACCAAGAAAAGCAAGATGCGCAAGCGGACCCGCCGAGCGCATCACGCCCTGACGCCGGCGCAGTTGTCGGCCTGCCCGCAGTGTGGCCAGGCGAAACTGTCGCACCGCGCGTGTCGCAACTGCGGCTATGTCAACGCGCATACGCGGATAGAGGTCGGCTCGGAGGAGTCGTAG